Proteins encoded in a region of the Zea mays cultivar B73 chromosome 4, Zm-B73-REFERENCE-NAM-5.0, whole genome shotgun sequence genome:
- the LOC103652735 gene encoding kinesin-like protein KIN-14O isoform X1, which translates to MSCFRFRPPPTPATRRSHAGSRRRRARGFFSDQRPARRPEKKKKKRRRRRKKKKKRSWAPSSHEEGNHGGACAIAIAIAPGRRNCGGLQQGRRLLASARLELFERPGQEISSLRSRQRRVDRRRREALDRLVELKGSVRVFCRVRPLAHTNSLHAQSSPVTVEQERITVKAAGIKREFGADRVFGQESTQEDVFEEVKPILRSALDGHNVCILAYGQTGTGKTYTMEGTGGNKLGVVPRAIQELFSRASEDGSCAYSFSMSMLEVYLGSLRDLLAAPRQPLFRRTECKAAACSSSLSILATKGGAVEVEGLTDVSTPDLKNASQWYRRGRRARSTAWTNVNDASSRSHCLTRITIRRRMRHGGGGGVSKLWLVDLGGSERLLKTGASGLTMDEGKAINLSLSALGDVIAALRRKRPHVPYRNSKLTQILSDSLGDGSKVVMVVHVSLSEDDVGETVCSLNLAKRARSIEPNREIPQDLKTLKQKRVAELDREIRAAEEELKRLDEQIRRAEEKEISLEEEEEEEEEKKLFASSVCQALSDDEKGSPRSTLVVVGHTDAAESPRATTEKAKGRRPPPARGHGGSAAPHFMSSTVCSRQRRCAGGYHSVGNGKPRLTAVSVNRYPPPAAELSGSQNAAARASRSASVALSSGVHKLRCLRVNKSDQVNVISNSSVDSTAASAPPPRRRESCFGSRPVLQRAAAPLHLHRRRMSSLT; encoded by the exons ATGAGCTGTTTCAGATTCCGTCCGCCGCCCACACCGGCCACACGACGGAGTCATGCTGGCAGCA GGAGGCGGAGGGCGAGAGGCTTCTTCTCTGACCAGCGACCGGCTCGCCGtccagagaagaagaagaagaagaggaggaggaggaggaagaagaagaagaagcgctCTTGGGCTCCGTCGTCGCATGAAGAAGGAAACCATGGAGGGGCATGTGCCATTGCCATTGCCATTGCTCCCGGACGGAGAAACTGCGGTGGGCTACAGCAAGGACGACGCCTCCTCGCCTCTGCAAGGTTGGAACTGTTTGAAAGACCAGGTC AGGAGATTTCGAGCCTGCGGTCAAGGCAGCGGCGTGTTGACAGGAGACGGCGGGAGGCGCTCGACAGGCTCGTTGAACTGAAAG GAAGCGTTAGGGTCTTCTGCCGGGTCCGGCCGCTGGCTCACACGAACAGCTTGCATGCCCAGTCATCACCTGTTACCGTCGAGCAGGAGAGGATCACGGTCAAGGCAGCCGGGATCAAGAGGGAGTTCGGCGCTGATAGGGTTTTCGGCCAGGAGTCCACGCAAG AGGATGTGTTCGAAGAAGTGAAACCGATCCTCAGGTCTGCACTCGACGGCCACAACGTCTGCATCCTCGCGTACGGCCAGACCGGGACGGGGAAGACCTACACAATG GAAGGAACCGGCGGTAATAAGCTCGGCGTCGTGCCTCGGGCTATCCAGGAGCTGTTCTCTCGCGCTTCGGAGGACGGCTCATGCGCCTACTCTTTCTCCATGAGCATGCTTGAGGTCTACCTGGGGAGTCTCAGGGACTTGCTGGCAGCACCGAGGCAGCCTCTCTTCAGGCGAACAGAGTGCAAAGCAGCGGCGTG TAGTAGTAGCCTCAGCATACTGGCAACGAAAGGTGGCGCCGTGGAAGTGGaggggctgacggacgtctcgacgccGGACCTCAAGAACGCCAGCCAGTGGTACCGCAGAGGGCGGCGAGCCCGGTCGACGGCCTGGACGAACGTCAACGACGCCTCCAGCCGGTCGCACTG CCTGACGAGGATCACCATAAGGAGAAGGATGAGgcatggaggaggaggaggagtcaGCAAGCTCTGGCTCGTCGACCTCGGCGGCAGCGAGCGGCTGCTCAAGACCGGCGCGTCCGGGCTCACCATGGACGAGGGCAAGGCCATCAACCTCTCCCTGTCGGCGCTCGGAGACGTCATTGCTGCGCTCAGGAGGAAGAGGCCCCATGTTCCTTATAG AAACAGCAAGCTTACCCAGATTCTCAGCGACTCGCTCG GCGATGGTTCGAAAGTTGTAATGGTGGTGCACGTCAGCCTATCCGAGGACGACGTCGGCGAGACGGTCTGCTCGCTGAACCTGGCGAAACGAGCCAGATCGATCGAGCCGAACAGAGAAATCCCACAG GATCTGAAAACGCTGAAGCAGAAGAGGGTCGCAGAGCTGGACAGGGAGATCCGCGCCGCCGAGGAAGAGCTGAAGCGTCTCGACGAGCAGATAAGGAGAGCGGAGGAGAAGGAGATCTCactcgaggaggaggaggaggaggaggaggagaagaagCTCTTCGCCTCGTCGGTCTGCCAGGCTCTCAGCGACGACGAGAAGGGGTCGCCGAGGAGCACTCTGGTGGTGGTGGGGCACACCGATGCCGCGGAGAGCCCGCGCGCGACGACGGAGAAGGCGAAGGGCAGGAGGCCGCCGCCGGCTCGTGGCCATGGTGGCTCAGCAGCTCCCCACTTCATGTCCTCCACGGTGTGCAGCCGGCAGAGACGGTGCGCGGGAGGCTACCATTCTGTCGGTAACGGTAAGCCGAGGCTGACGGCGGTGTCGGTGAACAGGTACCCGCCGCCGGCTGCTGAGCTGAGTGGGAGCCAGAACGCGGCGGCCAGGGCTAGCAGGTCGGCGTCAGTGGCACTCTCGTCCGGTGTGCACAAGTTGAGGTGCTTGCGTGTCAACAAGTCCGATCAGGTCAACGTAATAAGCAACAGCAGCGTCGACTCGACCGCTGCGTCGGCACCGCCGCCGCGGCGGagggaaagctgcttcggctccagGCCGGTTCTACAAAGAGCGGCAGCGCCCCTGCATCTGCACAGGAGGAGGATGTCTAGCCTGACATGA
- the LOC103652735 gene encoding kinesin-like protein KIN-14O isoform X3 — MSCFRFRPPPTPATRRSHAGSRRRRARGFFSDQRPARRPEKKKKKRRRRRKKKKKRSWAPSSHEEGNHGGACAIAIAIAPGRRNCGGLQQGRRLLASARLELFERPGQEISSLRSRQRRVDRRRREALDRLVELKGSVRVFCRVRPLAHTNSLHAQSSPVTVEQERITVKAAGIKREFGADRVFGQESTQEDVFEEVKPILRSALDGHNVCILAYGQTGTGKTYTMEGTGGNKLGVVPRAIQELFSRASEDGSCAYSFSMSMLEVYLGSLRDLLAAPRQPLFRRTECKAAACSSLSILATKGGAVEVEGLTDVSTPDLKNASQWYRRGRRARSTAWTNVNDASSRSHCLTRITIRRRMRHGGGGGVSKLWLVDLGGSERLLKTGASGLTMDEGKAINLSLSALGDVIAALRRKRPHVPYRNSKLTQILSDSLGDGSKVVMVVHVSLSEDDVGETVCSLNLAKRARSIEPNREIPQDLKTLKQKRVAELDREIRAAEEELKRLDEQIRRAEEKEISLEEEEEEEEEKKLFASSVCQALSDDEKGSPRSTLVVVGHTDAAESPRATTEKAKGRRPPPARGHGGSAAPHFMSSTVCSRQRRCAGGYHSVGNGKPRLTAVSVNRYPPPAAELSGSQNAAARASRSASVALSSGVHKLRCLRVNKSDQVNVISNSSVDSTAASAPPPRRRESCFGSRPVLQRAAAPLHLHRRRMSSLT; from the exons ATGAGCTGTTTCAGATTCCGTCCGCCGCCCACACCGGCCACACGACGGAGTCATGCTGGCAGCA GGAGGCGGAGGGCGAGAGGCTTCTTCTCTGACCAGCGACCGGCTCGCCGtccagagaagaagaagaagaagaggaggaggaggaggaagaagaagaagaagcgctCTTGGGCTCCGTCGTCGCATGAAGAAGGAAACCATGGAGGGGCATGTGCCATTGCCATTGCCATTGCTCCCGGACGGAGAAACTGCGGTGGGCTACAGCAAGGACGACGCCTCCTCGCCTCTGCAAGGTTGGAACTGTTTGAAAGACCAGGTC AGGAGATTTCGAGCCTGCGGTCAAGGCAGCGGCGTGTTGACAGGAGACGGCGGGAGGCGCTCGACAGGCTCGTTGAACTGAAAG GAAGCGTTAGGGTCTTCTGCCGGGTCCGGCCGCTGGCTCACACGAACAGCTTGCATGCCCAGTCATCACCTGTTACCGTCGAGCAGGAGAGGATCACGGTCAAGGCAGCCGGGATCAAGAGGGAGTTCGGCGCTGATAGGGTTTTCGGCCAGGAGTCCACGCAAG AGGATGTGTTCGAAGAAGTGAAACCGATCCTCAGGTCTGCACTCGACGGCCACAACGTCTGCATCCTCGCGTACGGCCAGACCGGGACGGGGAAGACCTACACAATG GAAGGAACCGGCGGTAATAAGCTCGGCGTCGTGCCTCGGGCTATCCAGGAGCTGTTCTCTCGCGCTTCGGAGGACGGCTCATGCGCCTACTCTTTCTCCATGAGCATGCTTGAGGTCTACCTGGGGAGTCTCAGGGACTTGCTGGCAGCACCGAGGCAGCCTCTCTTCAGGCGAACAGAGTGCAAAGCAGCGGCGTG TAGTAGCCTCAGCATACTGGCAACGAAAGGTGGCGCCGTGGAAGTGGaggggctgacggacgtctcgacgccGGACCTCAAGAACGCCAGCCAGTGGTACCGCAGAGGGCGGCGAGCCCGGTCGACGGCCTGGACGAACGTCAACGACGCCTCCAGCCGGTCGCACTG CCTGACGAGGATCACCATAAGGAGAAGGATGAGgcatggaggaggaggaggagtcaGCAAGCTCTGGCTCGTCGACCTCGGCGGCAGCGAGCGGCTGCTCAAGACCGGCGCGTCCGGGCTCACCATGGACGAGGGCAAGGCCATCAACCTCTCCCTGTCGGCGCTCGGAGACGTCATTGCTGCGCTCAGGAGGAAGAGGCCCCATGTTCCTTATAG AAACAGCAAGCTTACCCAGATTCTCAGCGACTCGCTCG GCGATGGTTCGAAAGTTGTAATGGTGGTGCACGTCAGCCTATCCGAGGACGACGTCGGCGAGACGGTCTGCTCGCTGAACCTGGCGAAACGAGCCAGATCGATCGAGCCGAACAGAGAAATCCCACAG GATCTGAAAACGCTGAAGCAGAAGAGGGTCGCAGAGCTGGACAGGGAGATCCGCGCCGCCGAGGAAGAGCTGAAGCGTCTCGACGAGCAGATAAGGAGAGCGGAGGAGAAGGAGATCTCactcgaggaggaggaggaggaggaggaggagaagaagCTCTTCGCCTCGTCGGTCTGCCAGGCTCTCAGCGACGACGAGAAGGGGTCGCCGAGGAGCACTCTGGTGGTGGTGGGGCACACCGATGCCGCGGAGAGCCCGCGCGCGACGACGGAGAAGGCGAAGGGCAGGAGGCCGCCGCCGGCTCGTGGCCATGGTGGCTCAGCAGCTCCCCACTTCATGTCCTCCACGGTGTGCAGCCGGCAGAGACGGTGCGCGGGAGGCTACCATTCTGTCGGTAACGGTAAGCCGAGGCTGACGGCGGTGTCGGTGAACAGGTACCCGCCGCCGGCTGCTGAGCTGAGTGGGAGCCAGAACGCGGCGGCCAGGGCTAGCAGGTCGGCGTCAGTGGCACTCTCGTCCGGTGTGCACAAGTTGAGGTGCTTGCGTGTCAACAAGTCCGATCAGGTCAACGTAATAAGCAACAGCAGCGTCGACTCGACCGCTGCGTCGGCACCGCCGCCGCGGCGGagggaaagctgcttcggctccagGCCGGTTCTACAAAGAGCGGCAGCGCCCCTGCATCTGCACAGGAGGAGGATGTCTAGCCTGACATGA
- the LOC103652735 gene encoding kinesin-like protein KIN-14O isoform X6: MLAAGGGGREASSLTSDRLAVQRRRRRRGGGGGRRRRSALGLRRRMKKETMEGHVPLPLPLLPDGETAVGYSKDDASSPLQEEISSLRSRQRRVDRRRREALDRLVELKGSVRVFCRVRPLAHTNSLHAQSSPVTVEQERITVKAAGIKREFGADRVFGQESTQEDVFEEVKPILRSALDGHNVCILAYGQTGTGKTYTMEGTGGNKLGVVPRAIQELFSRASEDGSCAYSFSMSMLEVYLGSLRDLLAAPRQPLFRRTECKAAACSSSLSILATKGGAVEVEGLTDVSTPDLKNASQWYRRGRRARSTAWTNVNDASSRSHCLTRITIRRRMRHGGGGGVSKLWLVDLGGSERLLKTGASGLTMDEGKAINLSLSALGDVIAALRRKRPHVPYRNSKLTQILSDSLGDGSKVVMVVHVSLSEDDVGETVCSLNLAKRARSIEPNREIPQDLKTLKQKRVAELDREIRAAEEELKRLDEQIRRAEEKEISLEEEEEEEEEKKLFASSVCQALSDDEKGSPRSTLVVVGHTDAAESPRATTEKAKGRRPPPARGHGGSAAPHFMSSTVCSRQRRCAGGYHSVGNGKPRLTAVSVNRYPPPAAELSGSQNAAARASRSASVALSSGVHKLRCLRVNKSDQVNVISNSSVDSTAASAPPPRRRESCFGSRPVLQRAAAPLHLHRRRMSSLT, encoded by the exons ATGCTGGCAGCA GGAGGCGGAGGGCGAGAGGCTTCTTCTCTGACCAGCGACCGGCTCGCCGtccagagaagaagaagaagaagaggaggaggaggaggaagaagaagaagaagcgctCTTGGGCTCCGTCGTCGCATGAAGAAGGAAACCATGGAGGGGCATGTGCCATTGCCATTGCCATTGCTCCCGGACGGAGAAACTGCGGTGGGCTACAGCAAGGACGACGCCTCCTCGCCTCTGCAAG AGGAGATTTCGAGCCTGCGGTCAAGGCAGCGGCGTGTTGACAGGAGACGGCGGGAGGCGCTCGACAGGCTCGTTGAACTGAAAG GAAGCGTTAGGGTCTTCTGCCGGGTCCGGCCGCTGGCTCACACGAACAGCTTGCATGCCCAGTCATCACCTGTTACCGTCGAGCAGGAGAGGATCACGGTCAAGGCAGCCGGGATCAAGAGGGAGTTCGGCGCTGATAGGGTTTTCGGCCAGGAGTCCACGCAAG AGGATGTGTTCGAAGAAGTGAAACCGATCCTCAGGTCTGCACTCGACGGCCACAACGTCTGCATCCTCGCGTACGGCCAGACCGGGACGGGGAAGACCTACACAATG GAAGGAACCGGCGGTAATAAGCTCGGCGTCGTGCCTCGGGCTATCCAGGAGCTGTTCTCTCGCGCTTCGGAGGACGGCTCATGCGCCTACTCTTTCTCCATGAGCATGCTTGAGGTCTACCTGGGGAGTCTCAGGGACTTGCTGGCAGCACCGAGGCAGCCTCTCTTCAGGCGAACAGAGTGCAAAGCAGCGGCGTG TAGTAGTAGCCTCAGCATACTGGCAACGAAAGGTGGCGCCGTGGAAGTGGaggggctgacggacgtctcgacgccGGACCTCAAGAACGCCAGCCAGTGGTACCGCAGAGGGCGGCGAGCCCGGTCGACGGCCTGGACGAACGTCAACGACGCCTCCAGCCGGTCGCACTG CCTGACGAGGATCACCATAAGGAGAAGGATGAGgcatggaggaggaggaggagtcaGCAAGCTCTGGCTCGTCGACCTCGGCGGCAGCGAGCGGCTGCTCAAGACCGGCGCGTCCGGGCTCACCATGGACGAGGGCAAGGCCATCAACCTCTCCCTGTCGGCGCTCGGAGACGTCATTGCTGCGCTCAGGAGGAAGAGGCCCCATGTTCCTTATAG AAACAGCAAGCTTACCCAGATTCTCAGCGACTCGCTCG GCGATGGTTCGAAAGTTGTAATGGTGGTGCACGTCAGCCTATCCGAGGACGACGTCGGCGAGACGGTCTGCTCGCTGAACCTGGCGAAACGAGCCAGATCGATCGAGCCGAACAGAGAAATCCCACAG GATCTGAAAACGCTGAAGCAGAAGAGGGTCGCAGAGCTGGACAGGGAGATCCGCGCCGCCGAGGAAGAGCTGAAGCGTCTCGACGAGCAGATAAGGAGAGCGGAGGAGAAGGAGATCTCactcgaggaggaggaggaggaggaggaggagaagaagCTCTTCGCCTCGTCGGTCTGCCAGGCTCTCAGCGACGACGAGAAGGGGTCGCCGAGGAGCACTCTGGTGGTGGTGGGGCACACCGATGCCGCGGAGAGCCCGCGCGCGACGACGGAGAAGGCGAAGGGCAGGAGGCCGCCGCCGGCTCGTGGCCATGGTGGCTCAGCAGCTCCCCACTTCATGTCCTCCACGGTGTGCAGCCGGCAGAGACGGTGCGCGGGAGGCTACCATTCTGTCGGTAACGGTAAGCCGAGGCTGACGGCGGTGTCGGTGAACAGGTACCCGCCGCCGGCTGCTGAGCTGAGTGGGAGCCAGAACGCGGCGGCCAGGGCTAGCAGGTCGGCGTCAGTGGCACTCTCGTCCGGTGTGCACAAGTTGAGGTGCTTGCGTGTCAACAAGTCCGATCAGGTCAACGTAATAAGCAACAGCAGCGTCGACTCGACCGCTGCGTCGGCACCGCCGCCGCGGCGGagggaaagctgcttcggctccagGCCGGTTCTACAAAGAGCGGCAGCGCCCCTGCATCTGCACAGGAGGAGGATGTCTAGCCTGACATGA
- the LOC103652735 gene encoding kinesin-like protein KIN-14O isoform X2 yields the protein MSCFRFRPPPTPATRRSHAGSRRRRARGFFSDQRPARRPEKKKKKRRRRRKKKKKRSWAPSSHEEGNHGGACAIAIAIAPGRRNCGGLQQGRRLLASARLELFERPEEISSLRSRQRRVDRRRREALDRLVELKGSVRVFCRVRPLAHTNSLHAQSSPVTVEQERITVKAAGIKREFGADRVFGQESTQEDVFEEVKPILRSALDGHNVCILAYGQTGTGKTYTMEGTGGNKLGVVPRAIQELFSRASEDGSCAYSFSMSMLEVYLGSLRDLLAAPRQPLFRRTECKAAACSSSLSILATKGGAVEVEGLTDVSTPDLKNASQWYRRGRRARSTAWTNVNDASSRSHCLTRITIRRRMRHGGGGGVSKLWLVDLGGSERLLKTGASGLTMDEGKAINLSLSALGDVIAALRRKRPHVPYRNSKLTQILSDSLGDGSKVVMVVHVSLSEDDVGETVCSLNLAKRARSIEPNREIPQDLKTLKQKRVAELDREIRAAEEELKRLDEQIRRAEEKEISLEEEEEEEEEKKLFASSVCQALSDDEKGSPRSTLVVVGHTDAAESPRATTEKAKGRRPPPARGHGGSAAPHFMSSTVCSRQRRCAGGYHSVGNGKPRLTAVSVNRYPPPAAELSGSQNAAARASRSASVALSSGVHKLRCLRVNKSDQVNVISNSSVDSTAASAPPPRRRESCFGSRPVLQRAAAPLHLHRRRMSSLT from the exons ATGAGCTGTTTCAGATTCCGTCCGCCGCCCACACCGGCCACACGACGGAGTCATGCTGGCAGCA GGAGGCGGAGGGCGAGAGGCTTCTTCTCTGACCAGCGACCGGCTCGCCGtccagagaagaagaagaagaagaggaggaggaggaggaagaagaagaagaagcgctCTTGGGCTCCGTCGTCGCATGAAGAAGGAAACCATGGAGGGGCATGTGCCATTGCCATTGCCATTGCTCCCGGACGGAGAAACTGCGGTGGGCTACAGCAAGGACGACGCCTCCTCGCCTCTGCAAGGTTGGAACTGTTTGAAAGACCAG AGGAGATTTCGAGCCTGCGGTCAAGGCAGCGGCGTGTTGACAGGAGACGGCGGGAGGCGCTCGACAGGCTCGTTGAACTGAAAG GAAGCGTTAGGGTCTTCTGCCGGGTCCGGCCGCTGGCTCACACGAACAGCTTGCATGCCCAGTCATCACCTGTTACCGTCGAGCAGGAGAGGATCACGGTCAAGGCAGCCGGGATCAAGAGGGAGTTCGGCGCTGATAGGGTTTTCGGCCAGGAGTCCACGCAAG AGGATGTGTTCGAAGAAGTGAAACCGATCCTCAGGTCTGCACTCGACGGCCACAACGTCTGCATCCTCGCGTACGGCCAGACCGGGACGGGGAAGACCTACACAATG GAAGGAACCGGCGGTAATAAGCTCGGCGTCGTGCCTCGGGCTATCCAGGAGCTGTTCTCTCGCGCTTCGGAGGACGGCTCATGCGCCTACTCTTTCTCCATGAGCATGCTTGAGGTCTACCTGGGGAGTCTCAGGGACTTGCTGGCAGCACCGAGGCAGCCTCTCTTCAGGCGAACAGAGTGCAAAGCAGCGGCGTG TAGTAGTAGCCTCAGCATACTGGCAACGAAAGGTGGCGCCGTGGAAGTGGaggggctgacggacgtctcgacgccGGACCTCAAGAACGCCAGCCAGTGGTACCGCAGAGGGCGGCGAGCCCGGTCGACGGCCTGGACGAACGTCAACGACGCCTCCAGCCGGTCGCACTG CCTGACGAGGATCACCATAAGGAGAAGGATGAGgcatggaggaggaggaggagtcaGCAAGCTCTGGCTCGTCGACCTCGGCGGCAGCGAGCGGCTGCTCAAGACCGGCGCGTCCGGGCTCACCATGGACGAGGGCAAGGCCATCAACCTCTCCCTGTCGGCGCTCGGAGACGTCATTGCTGCGCTCAGGAGGAAGAGGCCCCATGTTCCTTATAG AAACAGCAAGCTTACCCAGATTCTCAGCGACTCGCTCG GCGATGGTTCGAAAGTTGTAATGGTGGTGCACGTCAGCCTATCCGAGGACGACGTCGGCGAGACGGTCTGCTCGCTGAACCTGGCGAAACGAGCCAGATCGATCGAGCCGAACAGAGAAATCCCACAG GATCTGAAAACGCTGAAGCAGAAGAGGGTCGCAGAGCTGGACAGGGAGATCCGCGCCGCCGAGGAAGAGCTGAAGCGTCTCGACGAGCAGATAAGGAGAGCGGAGGAGAAGGAGATCTCactcgaggaggaggaggaggaggaggaggagaagaagCTCTTCGCCTCGTCGGTCTGCCAGGCTCTCAGCGACGACGAGAAGGGGTCGCCGAGGAGCACTCTGGTGGTGGTGGGGCACACCGATGCCGCGGAGAGCCCGCGCGCGACGACGGAGAAGGCGAAGGGCAGGAGGCCGCCGCCGGCTCGTGGCCATGGTGGCTCAGCAGCTCCCCACTTCATGTCCTCCACGGTGTGCAGCCGGCAGAGACGGTGCGCGGGAGGCTACCATTCTGTCGGTAACGGTAAGCCGAGGCTGACGGCGGTGTCGGTGAACAGGTACCCGCCGCCGGCTGCTGAGCTGAGTGGGAGCCAGAACGCGGCGGCCAGGGCTAGCAGGTCGGCGTCAGTGGCACTCTCGTCCGGTGTGCACAAGTTGAGGTGCTTGCGTGTCAACAAGTCCGATCAGGTCAACGTAATAAGCAACAGCAGCGTCGACTCGACCGCTGCGTCGGCACCGCCGCCGCGGCGGagggaaagctgcttcggctccagGCCGGTTCTACAAAGAGCGGCAGCGCCCCTGCATCTGCACAGGAGGAGGATGTCTAGCCTGACATGA
- the LOC103652735 gene encoding kinesin-like protein KIN-14O isoform X4, whose protein sequence is MSCFRFRPPPTPATRRSHAGSRRRRARGFFSDQRPARRPEKKKKKRRRRRKKKKKRSWAPSSHEEGNHGGACAIAIAIAPGRRNCGGLQQGRRLLASARLELFERPGQEISSLRSRQRRVDRRRREALDRLVELKGSVRVFCRVRPLAHTNSLHAQSSPVTVEQERITVKAAGIKREFGADRVFGQESTQEDVFEEVKPILRSALDGHNVCILAYGQTGTGKTYTMEGTGGNKLGVVPRAIQELFSRASEDGSCAYSFSMSMLEVYLGSLRDLLAAPRQPLFRRTECKAAACSSSLSILATKGGAVEVEGLTDVSTPDLKNASQWYRRGRRARSTAWTNVNDASSRSHCLTRITIRRRMRHGGGGGVSKLWLVDLGGSERLLKTGASGLTMDEGKAINLSLSALGDVIAALRRKRPHVPYRNSKLTQILSDSLGDGSKVVMVVHVSLSEDDVGETVCSLNLAKRARSIEPNREIPQDLKTLKQKRVAELDREIRAAEEELKRLDEQIRRAEEKEISLEEEEEEEEEKKLFASSVCQALSDDEKGSPRSTLVVVGHTDAAESPRATTEKAKGRRPPPARGHGGSAAPHFMSSTVCSRQRRYPPPAAELSGSQNAAARASRSASVALSSGVHKLRCLRVNKSDQVNVISNSSVDSTAASAPPPRRRESCFGSRPVLQRAAAPLHLHRRRMSSLT, encoded by the exons ATGAGCTGTTTCAGATTCCGTCCGCCGCCCACACCGGCCACACGACGGAGTCATGCTGGCAGCA GGAGGCGGAGGGCGAGAGGCTTCTTCTCTGACCAGCGACCGGCTCGCCGtccagagaagaagaagaagaagaggaggaggaggaggaagaagaagaagaagcgctCTTGGGCTCCGTCGTCGCATGAAGAAGGAAACCATGGAGGGGCATGTGCCATTGCCATTGCCATTGCTCCCGGACGGAGAAACTGCGGTGGGCTACAGCAAGGACGACGCCTCCTCGCCTCTGCAAGGTTGGAACTGTTTGAAAGACCAGGTC AGGAGATTTCGAGCCTGCGGTCAAGGCAGCGGCGTGTTGACAGGAGACGGCGGGAGGCGCTCGACAGGCTCGTTGAACTGAAAG GAAGCGTTAGGGTCTTCTGCCGGGTCCGGCCGCTGGCTCACACGAACAGCTTGCATGCCCAGTCATCACCTGTTACCGTCGAGCAGGAGAGGATCACGGTCAAGGCAGCCGGGATCAAGAGGGAGTTCGGCGCTGATAGGGTTTTCGGCCAGGAGTCCACGCAAG AGGATGTGTTCGAAGAAGTGAAACCGATCCTCAGGTCTGCACTCGACGGCCACAACGTCTGCATCCTCGCGTACGGCCAGACCGGGACGGGGAAGACCTACACAATG GAAGGAACCGGCGGTAATAAGCTCGGCGTCGTGCCTCGGGCTATCCAGGAGCTGTTCTCTCGCGCTTCGGAGGACGGCTCATGCGCCTACTCTTTCTCCATGAGCATGCTTGAGGTCTACCTGGGGAGTCTCAGGGACTTGCTGGCAGCACCGAGGCAGCCTCTCTTCAGGCGAACAGAGTGCAAAGCAGCGGCGTG TAGTAGTAGCCTCAGCATACTGGCAACGAAAGGTGGCGCCGTGGAAGTGGaggggctgacggacgtctcgacgccGGACCTCAAGAACGCCAGCCAGTGGTACCGCAGAGGGCGGCGAGCCCGGTCGACGGCCTGGACGAACGTCAACGACGCCTCCAGCCGGTCGCACTG CCTGACGAGGATCACCATAAGGAGAAGGATGAGgcatggaggaggaggaggagtcaGCAAGCTCTGGCTCGTCGACCTCGGCGGCAGCGAGCGGCTGCTCAAGACCGGCGCGTCCGGGCTCACCATGGACGAGGGCAAGGCCATCAACCTCTCCCTGTCGGCGCTCGGAGACGTCATTGCTGCGCTCAGGAGGAAGAGGCCCCATGTTCCTTATAG AAACAGCAAGCTTACCCAGATTCTCAGCGACTCGCTCG GCGATGGTTCGAAAGTTGTAATGGTGGTGCACGTCAGCCTATCCGAGGACGACGTCGGCGAGACGGTCTGCTCGCTGAACCTGGCGAAACGAGCCAGATCGATCGAGCCGAACAGAGAAATCCCACAG GATCTGAAAACGCTGAAGCAGAAGAGGGTCGCAGAGCTGGACAGGGAGATCCGCGCCGCCGAGGAAGAGCTGAAGCGTCTCGACGAGCAGATAAGGAGAGCGGAGGAGAAGGAGATCTCactcgaggaggaggaggaggaggaggaggagaagaagCTCTTCGCCTCGTCGGTCTGCCAGGCTCTCAGCGACGACGAGAAGGGGTCGCCGAGGAGCACTCTGGTGGTGGTGGGGCACACCGATGCCGCGGAGAGCCCGCGCGCGACGACGGAGAAGGCGAAGGGCAGGAGGCCGCCGCCGGCTCGTGGCCATGGTGGCTCAGCAGCTCCCCACTTCATGTCCTCCACGGTGTGCAGCCGGCAGAGACG GTACCCGCCGCCGGCTGCTGAGCTGAGTGGGAGCCAGAACGCGGCGGCCAGGGCTAGCAGGTCGGCGTCAGTGGCACTCTCGTCCGGTGTGCACAAGTTGAGGTGCTTGCGTGTCAACAAGTCCGATCAGGTCAACGTAATAAGCAACAGCAGCGTCGACTCGACCGCTGCGTCGGCACCGCCGCCGCGGCGGagggaaagctgcttcggctccagGCCGGTTCTACAAAGAGCGGCAGCGCCCCTGCATCTGCACAGGAGGAGGATGTCTAGCCTGACATGA